A portion of the Chryseobacterium tructae genome contains these proteins:
- the mobA gene encoding conjugal transfer protein MobA: MDTNRNNKGGRKPKLNPSKNRYVFRLTDEENVGFLKLFEASGMSNKAKFITTILLQRELKIIKVDVSTMDYHTQLTKFFYQFQSIGNNYNQIVKILYRNFTEKKASLYLFKLENHTKNLAVICKQVIELTKEFEQNHIQKTNDK; the protein is encoded by the coding sequence ATGGACACAAATAGAAACAATAAAGGAGGGCGTAAGCCTAAGCTAAACCCAAGTAAAAACAGATATGTATTTCGATTGACAGATGAAGAAAATGTTGGTTTTCTAAAATTATTTGAAGCTTCAGGCATGAGCAACAAAGCAAAATTTATTACAACAATTTTGCTTCAGAGAGAATTAAAAATTATAAAAGTGGATGTTTCAACGATGGATTATCATACTCAACTCACTAAATTCTTTTACCAATTTCAGTCGATTGGAAACAATTATAATCAGATTGTAAAAATTTTATATCGAAACTTTACTGAGAAAAAAGCTTCTCTGTATCTCTTTAAACTGGAAAATCATACTAAAAATCTAGCTGTAATCTGTAAACAGGTGATAGAACTCACGAAAGAATTTGAACAAAACCATATTCAAAAAACTAATGATAAATGA
- a CDS encoding single-stranded DNA-binding protein, producing MNIIGRLTRDAEVRTLSNKKQVVNFSIATNDNYRNKQGERIEQTTYFECAYWISTKVAEILNKGILVELSGRAYTSAWIGRDGEPHAGLNFHTSQIKIHNSTKKNENDSKSFSKKGQKETEKSKSDESYTDDDLPF from the coding sequence ATGAACATTATTGGAAGACTGACCAGAGATGCGGAAGTGCGCACCCTGTCAAACAAAAAACAAGTAGTTAATTTTTCAATTGCTACGAATGACAACTATCGCAATAAACAAGGCGAACGAATCGAACAGACAACTTATTTTGAATGTGCCTATTGGATTTCAACAAAAGTCGCTGAAATCTTAAATAAAGGAATATTAGTCGAATTAAGCGGAAGAGCTTATACATCGGCATGGATAGGAAGAGATGGTGAACCTCACGCAGGTCTAAATTTTCATACTTCGCAAATTAAAATTCATAACAGTACTAAAAAAAACGAAAATGATTCTAAATCATTCAGTAAAAAAGGTCAAAAAGAAACTGAGAAATCTAAATCTGACGAAAGTTATACGGATGATGACCTACCTTTTTAA
- a CDS encoding DUF4133 domain-containing protein: protein MNSYHINKGIGRTVEFKGLKAQYLFIFSGGLLGILVSLMIMYMAGVNTYLCLILGGVSSGLLIWQTFTLNGKYGEHGLMKLGARKKHPKYIISRKSIYRYLKTNLKRTDV, encoded by the coding sequence ATGAATAGTTATCATATCAATAAAGGAATAGGAAGGACGGTAGAATTTAAGGGACTTAAAGCGCAATACCTTTTTATTTTTTCAGGCGGTTTGTTAGGAATACTCGTATCCTTAATGATCATGTATATGGCGGGAGTTAATACGTACCTGTGTTTAATTCTCGGAGGTGTAAGCAGTGGACTTCTTATATGGCAAACCTTTACACTGAATGGAAAATACGGTGAGCATGGCCTGATGAAATTAGGCGCACGCAAGAAGCATCCAAAATACATCATCAGTCGAAAGAGTATTTACAGGTATTTGAAAACTAACCTTAAAAGAACAGACGTATGA
- the traN gene encoding conjugative transposon protein TraN, which yields MNTQKSHYILIMLLLLLASKIFGQDSVTTYISLEQAKLEPFKMQVTYSKTSHVIFPSPIRYVDLGSELVVANKAEPIGNVLRIKSAVRDFEEETNFSVITEDGKFYNFDVSYSSYPEILNYDLVKLQRGIERQYTTDVLFEDLKGSSTTLTELIMENLYKKSNRTTKHIVSKSYGIEFSVRALHINESKFYFTLQIENQSNVAYSIEWVNFKIVDKKNLKRTVVQDKVLEKVRTYFPQMTAADHSNIKGVYLLDQFTLLKDQVLEIEILEKSGGRHQKVQLKNSDLIRAKLIKSLTIKTK from the coding sequence ATGAATACACAAAAGAGCCATTATATTCTCATTATGCTATTACTTCTGTTGGCAAGCAAGATATTTGGTCAGGATTCTGTGACAACTTATATTTCCTTGGAACAGGCAAAATTGGAACCTTTCAAAATGCAGGTCACCTACAGTAAAACGAGCCACGTGATTTTTCCATCACCTATACGATATGTTGATCTGGGGAGTGAACTGGTAGTTGCCAATAAGGCAGAGCCTATCGGAAATGTTCTCCGAATTAAATCGGCTGTGAGAGATTTTGAAGAGGAAACCAATTTTTCGGTCATTACTGAAGATGGAAAATTTTACAATTTTGATGTGTCTTACAGTTCTTATCCGGAAATACTCAACTATGATTTAGTAAAACTTCAAAGGGGTATTGAACGGCAATATACTACTGATGTATTGTTTGAGGACCTTAAAGGAAGCTCCACCACTCTGACAGAGCTTATTATGGAAAATCTCTACAAGAAAAGCAACAGAACCACTAAACATATTGTTTCAAAAAGTTATGGAATTGAGTTTTCGGTCAGGGCACTCCATATTAATGAAAGCAAATTTTATTTCACATTGCAGATTGAGAATCAAAGTAATGTGGCATATAGTATTGAATGGGTCAACTTTAAAATTGTTGACAAGAAGAATTTAAAACGAACGGTTGTTCAGGATAAGGTATTAGAAAAGGTTCGTACCTATTTCCCGCAAATGACAGCAGCTGATCATTCAAACATAAAAGGGGTTTATCTGCTGGATCAGTTTACTCTTTTAAAAGATCAGGTGTTGGAAATTGAAATTCTGGAGAAAAGCGGCGGAAGACATCAGAAAGTACAGCTTAAAAATTCAGATCTGATTCGTGCAAAATTGATAAAGAGTTTAACCATAAAAACAAAGTAA
- a CDS encoding conjugal transfer protein TraO: MNKIFLAVILTIALNSKTFAQQMIPGQTGVEFSYSVFPKSPENQNYALSAGFVSYLRNGNYFFGMAEYSIKYYEYTNYNIPIDTFLLGGGYSFYVWGDFTRTVNLNLGIGCLAGYEQVNRGNELLYDGSLLTATDNFIYGANGKLSIESYLTDHLVFLVNGQLRFLKNSQMAQFYSLVGVGIRYNF; encoded by the coding sequence ATGAACAAAATTTTTTTAGCAGTCATCTTAACGATTGCATTGAACAGCAAAACATTTGCTCAACAAATGATTCCTGGACAGACAGGTGTTGAATTTTCTTATTCAGTGTTTCCAAAATCTCCTGAAAATCAAAATTATGCGCTAAGTGCGGGGTTTGTTTCTTACCTAAGGAATGGTAATTACTTTTTTGGAATGGCAGAATATAGCATAAAGTATTATGAATACACCAACTATAATATTCCGATAGATACTTTCCTGCTGGGCGGTGGTTACAGTTTTTATGTATGGGGAGACTTCACACGCACAGTTAATCTTAATCTTGGAATCGGATGTCTTGCAGGTTACGAACAGGTTAATAGGGGCAATGAATTGCTATATGACGGTTCATTGTTAACAGCAACAGATAATTTTATTTATGGAGCAAATGGTAAGCTATCCATTGAGAGTTATCTGACGGATCACTTGGTTTTTCTGGTCAATGGACAACTGCGGTTTTTGAAAAATAGTCAAATGGCTCAGTTTTACTCCCTAGTGGGAGTTGGAATAAGATATAATTTTTAA
- a CDS encoding DUF932 domain-containing protein, whose product MAHNLNFNNRTGKYSFFSVKEKAWHNLGQIVEDYPTSEEAIRFAGLDYEVEKSPLFTKATGIIETLDGLVMNNSELEISNYFANIRTDNNMVLGVVGKDYHIVQNREAFSFFDDIVGGGAGISYETAGALGNGERIFITAKLPDYIRVGNGDDITEKHIFLTTSHDGSGSITAAFTPVRIVCQNTLYASLKNMSNVVRIKHTAGAKQRLDDAHKVMGLANTLSDQLEKTFNHWAKITIGDAEMKKLIQLALCPNKETLTHLQKGNFDELSTVFKNTVDEAFAYAMISDTQQMETTKGTLFGAYNAVTGFYQNVKTYKDDEAKLQSIIFGGTAQMKSQKAFELCEKFAYHGADTLIMN is encoded by the coding sequence ATGGCACATAATTTAAATTTCAACAACAGAACAGGGAAATATTCATTTTTCAGTGTAAAGGAAAAAGCATGGCATAACCTGGGACAAATAGTAGAAGATTATCCAACAAGCGAAGAAGCCATAAGATTTGCAGGGCTTGATTACGAGGTGGAAAAATCACCGTTATTTACAAAAGCCACAGGCATTATCGAAACTCTGGACGGACTCGTAATGAATAATTCAGAATTGGAGATTTCAAACTATTTCGCCAATATCCGTACAGATAATAACATGGTTTTGGGAGTAGTCGGAAAAGATTATCATATTGTACAAAATCGTGAAGCCTTTTCTTTTTTCGATGATATAGTAGGCGGTGGAGCAGGCATTTCGTACGAAACTGCAGGAGCTTTAGGAAATGGTGAACGAATTTTTATTACCGCAAAACTTCCCGATTATATCCGTGTTGGAAACGGTGACGATATTACAGAAAAACATATTTTCCTTACTACTTCCCATGACGGGAGCGGAAGCATTACCGCCGCATTTACCCCCGTGCGCATCGTTTGCCAAAATACCTTGTATGCTTCTCTTAAAAACATGAGTAATGTTGTAAGAATAAAACATACAGCAGGAGCAAAGCAACGGTTGGACGATGCTCACAAAGTGATGGGATTAGCCAACACGTTAAGTGATCAATTAGAAAAGACTTTTAATCATTGGGCAAAGATTACAATTGGTGACGCAGAAATGAAAAAATTAATTCAGTTGGCACTCTGTCCAAATAAAGAAACTTTAACTCATCTGCAAAAAGGAAATTTTGATGAATTATCAACCGTTTTCAAAAACACCGTCGATGAAGCTTTTGCCTACGCAATGATAAGTGATACCCAACAAATGGAAACAACAAAAGGGACTTTATTTGGGGCTTACAATGCAGTGACAGGCTTCTATCAGAATGTAAAAACCTACAAAGACGACGAAGCCAAATTACAGTCCATTATTTTTGGTGGTACTGCACAAATGAAATCCCAAAAAGCATTTGAACTTTGCGAAAAGTTTGCTTACCATGGGGCAGATACTTTAATAATGAATTGA
- a CDS encoding DUF3872 domain-containing protein has product MKNIVNNKIGMLFKLFIMVVMVGLHVQSCEKDDLEIQQNFPFEVEVMPVQKYVSKGETVEIRCRIIPNGNYTGTIYSIRYFQSEGQGSLRLFNDPSFVPNDFYPLTEKEFRLYYTSESTVSQSFDIWIADNAGNRQKVNFQLNPQSTGTL; this is encoded by the coding sequence ATGAAAAATATAGTTAATAATAAAATAGGAATGCTATTTAAACTTTTCATCATGGTAGTTATGGTGGGGTTACATGTACAATCATGTGAAAAAGATGATTTAGAAATTCAACAGAATTTTCCTTTTGAGGTAGAGGTGATGCCTGTTCAGAAGTACGTTTCTAAAGGTGAAACTGTAGAAATCAGATGTCGTATTATTCCAAATGGAAATTATACAGGAACTATTTATTCTATACGATATTTTCAGTCCGAAGGGCAGGGAAGTCTTCGTTTATTTAACGATCCATCCTTTGTTCCTAATGATTTCTATCCGTTAACTGAAAAGGAATTCAGGTTGTACTACACTTCTGAATCTACAGTTTCCCAAAGTTTTGATATTTGGATAGCAGATAATGCGGGTAATAGACAGAAAGTTAATTTTCAGTTAAACCCTCAAAGTACAGGAACTTTATAA
- a CDS encoding PDDEXK nuclease domain-containing protein produces MHSTTCEKYGCILWLKSFWITPMTANDSQSRQLSFNTANQLYIAQNVSAVEPRDNFNFLDMSQLPSNLFISIKQLIENAKRSIVRNINTAIVLTYFEIGKVIIENEQDGKDRAEYAKETLKNLSQQLTKEFGRGYSVDNLQWMRKFYLTYQNRISEKYETVSRNSFFSLSWSHYIQLMKIENSDERNFYEIEASQNNWSVRELTRQFNSAIYERLALSRNEEEVKKLAQKGQIIEKPTDVLKSHYVLEFLDLKKDNRYSESDLETGIINKLEHFMLELGKGFLFEGRQRRFTFEGDSFFVDLVFYNRLLKCFVLFDLKIGKLSHQDIGQMQMYVNYYDRKVKLEEENPTIGIILCKEENKTVIEFTLPENNNTIFAKEYKAILPSKEEIKKQIG; encoded by the coding sequence ATGCACAGTACAACTTGTGAGAAGTATGGATGCATTCTTTGGTTGAAATCGTTTTGGATTACGCCAATGACAGCCAATGACAGCCAATCCCGGCAACTTTCTTTTAATACTGCTAATCAGCTTTATATCGCACAAAATGTTAGTGCTGTGGAGCCCAGAGATAATTTTAATTTTTTAGATATGAGTCAATTACCATCCAATCTTTTTATTTCAATAAAGCAGTTAATCGAAAACGCTAAACGCAGTATTGTTCGAAATATCAATACCGCTATAGTATTGACTTACTTTGAAATAGGTAAGGTGATCATTGAGAATGAACAGGACGGAAAGGATAGAGCAGAGTATGCAAAAGAAACCTTGAAAAATCTAAGTCAACAATTGACAAAAGAATTCGGCAGAGGTTACTCAGTAGATAATTTGCAGTGGATGAGAAAGTTTTATTTAACGTATCAAAATAGAATTTCTGAAAAATACGAAACAGTGTCTCGTAATTCTTTTTTTTCATTATCATGGTCTCACTACATTCAATTAATGAAGATTGAAAACTCAGATGAGAGAAATTTTTATGAAATAGAGGCGAGTCAGAATAACTGGAGTGTTAGAGAGCTTACAAGACAGTTTAATTCAGCTATATATGAAAGGTTAGCATTAAGCAGGAATGAGGAAGAAGTGAAGAAGTTAGCTCAGAAAGGACAGATCATAGAAAAGCCGACCGATGTTCTAAAAAGTCACTATGTTTTGGAATTCTTAGATCTAAAAAAAGATAATCGCTATTCCGAAAGTGATTTGGAAACTGGGATCATCAATAAATTAGAGCATTTTATGCTGGAGTTAGGAAAAGGCTTTCTCTTTGAAGGGCGGCAACGCAGATTTACATTCGAAGGCGACAGTTTCTTTGTGGATTTAGTGTTTTACAATCGTTTATTGAAGTGTTTCGTGCTTTTTGATTTAAAAATTGGAAAGCTGAGCCACCAGGATATTGGGCAAATGCAGATGTATGTCAATTATTACGACAGAAAAGTAAAGCTGGAAGAAGAGAATCCTACTATCGGAATTATTCTCTGCAAGGAAGAAAACAAAACAGTCATCGAGTTTACACTTCCAGAAAACAACAATACAATATTTGCAAAAGAGTATAAGGCTATCCTTCCAAGTAAGGAGGAAATTAAAAAGCAAATCGGATAA
- the traM gene encoding conjugative transposon protein TraM, translating to MKDSEKIKLTENDFSQNSNGVSDPPKAQWERLKKPIIYFLMAAVCASCFYLIFKPKANNTNIEESGFNAAIPQAKEGQLQSDKQKAYEQQLLEQKNEEKRNAVTSLSDYWNDQSDSNSNNNPSSVAARTSILQQSDQNALNSYRNSQQTLSSFYGRDDQEVNNLRKEISRLKNEAMQNNAVPAGLGINDQLELMEKSYQMAAKYLPTTSKQEDRAPKEKVEIPTEKKIKLTSAKPAHPTIVSSLYREPSDSAFIAGLNQNRFYDSQNDAEKLVQAKNAIRGVVNETKTLVNESTVSIRISEAMQVGRTEIPAGSLLIAVSKFQGGRLQLKISSIQYKANVYPVEINVHDNDGQLGLYVPYSPEQDAVSDIVANMSQTSGTNIMMTQSAGQQIAADLSRGVVQGLSGYFQKRVRQLKVTVKAGHQVLLLPKNN from the coding sequence ATGAAAGATTCAGAGAAAATTAAATTGACCGAAAATGATTTCTCACAAAATTCCAACGGAGTGAGTGACCCTCCCAAAGCGCAGTGGGAAAGACTGAAGAAGCCTATCATCTATTTTTTGATGGCTGCCGTATGTGCGTCATGCTTTTACCTCATTTTTAAACCAAAAGCCAACAATACTAATATTGAAGAGAGCGGTTTTAATGCTGCCATTCCGCAGGCAAAAGAAGGACAGTTGCAGTCTGATAAGCAAAAGGCTTATGAGCAGCAGTTGTTAGAGCAAAAGAACGAAGAGAAAAGAAATGCTGTAACCTCCTTATCCGATTATTGGAATGACCAAAGCGATTCAAATTCTAATAATAATCCATCAAGTGTAGCGGCTAGAACAAGTATTCTTCAGCAATCAGATCAGAATGCTCTGAACAGCTATCGCAATTCCCAACAAACCTTGAGTTCATTTTATGGTCGGGATGATCAGGAAGTCAATAATTTGAGGAAAGAAATTTCAAGATTGAAGAATGAAGCGATGCAAAATAATGCTGTTCCTGCTGGCTTAGGAATAAATGATCAGCTAGAACTGATGGAAAAATCATATCAGATGGCAGCTAAGTACCTTCCAACGACTTCAAAACAGGAAGATCGGGCACCAAAAGAAAAGGTGGAAATACCAACTGAAAAGAAGATTAAATTGACTTCAGCAAAACCAGCACATCCCACTATCGTTTCTTCATTGTACAGAGAGCCATCCGATAGTGCCTTTATTGCAGGTTTAAATCAGAATAGATTTTATGACAGTCAAAATGATGCAGAGAAATTAGTTCAAGCAAAAAACGCAATAAGAGGCGTGGTCAATGAAACTAAGACTTTGGTAAACGAAAGTACAGTATCCATTAGGATTTCAGAAGCGATGCAAGTCGGACGAACCGAAATCCCAGCAGGGAGTTTGCTAATTGCGGTAAGTAAATTTCAGGGAGGGCGGCTTCAGTTAAAAATATCTTCCATTCAATATAAAGCTAATGTCTATCCTGTAGAAATCAATGTTCATGACAATGATGGACAATTGGGTTTATATGTTCCTTATTCACCGGAACAAGATGCGGTAAGCGATATTGTAGCTAATATGAGCCAGACTTCCGGTACCAATATTATGATGACCCAATCAGCAGGACAACAGATTGCCGCTGATCTTAGCAGAGGAGTCGTACAGGGATTGTCAGGCTATTTTCAAAAAAGAGTCAGACAATTGAAAGTCACTGTAAAAGCGGGGCATCAGGTATTACTCTTACCCAAAAATAACTAA
- a CDS encoding DUF4134 domain-containing protein: MQYWQFWLLRMLSQGNGSAGINEATQMVTSYFEPATQLIYAIGAVVGLIGGVKVYNKFSSGDPDTSKTAASWFGACIFLIVAATILRSFFL; this comes from the coding sequence ATGCAATACTGGCAATTTTGGTTGCTCCGTATGCTTTCACAAGGCAATGGCAGTGCCGGGATCAACGAGGCTACGCAGATGGTCACTTCTTATTTTGAACCCGCTACCCAATTAATTTACGCCATAGGTGCAGTCGTCGGACTCATTGGAGGTGTTAAAGTTTACAATAAGTTCAGCAGTGGTGATCCTGACACCAGTAAGACGGCTGCCAGCTGGTTCGGAGCATGTATCTTCTTAATTGTTGCCGCAACAATCCTTCGTTCCTTCTTCCTTTAA
- a CDS encoding JAB domain-containing protein encodes MKFNIVNEIKLSYTRKGNSEKLVSNSRDAIDVFRQHFDSDEIDYRESFFALYLNQNNKVLGIRKISESGISSTIVDVRIIMQTALLCNASSLIVAHNHPSGNLKPSEEDLKITQNLKYASEFLNIKLLDHCILTSTDYMSFADEGHI; translated from the coding sequence ATGAAATTCAATATTGTTAACGAAATAAAATTAAGTTATACTAGAAAAGGTAATTCTGAAAAATTAGTCAGTAATTCACGAGATGCCATCGATGTTTTTCGTCAACATTTTGATTCTGATGAAATTGATTACCGAGAGTCTTTCTTTGCCCTATATCTAAATCAGAATAATAAGGTTCTAGGGATTAGAAAAATTTCTGAATCTGGAATTTCCTCAACTATAGTTGATGTTCGGATAATCATGCAAACAGCATTATTATGTAATGCATCATCTTTAATAGTAGCACATAACCACCCATCTGGAAATTTAAAACCGTCAGAAGAAGATCTAAAAATTACTCAAAATTTGAAATACGCATCAGAATTTTTAAATATTAAGTTATTAGATCATTGCATTTTAACCTCAACAGATTATATGTCATTTGCCGATGAGGGTCATATTTAA
- a CDS encoding DUF3408 domain-containing protein — protein sequence MDYDNNNNQDHSIDEQYLMSIMAGSPKKEVPVKNADPQKEKAVTKNKLKIQKSNDVSYMEQFLTHHTMTKRGDKSIYIRPEYHERLSRIIQIIADDQIPLYAYLDNILAYHFEMFEKEITDDFNNKYRPIF from the coding sequence ATGGATTACGATAATAATAACAATCAAGATCACAGTATCGATGAACAATATCTGATGTCCATTATGGCAGGAAGTCCCAAGAAAGAAGTTCCTGTAAAAAATGCAGATCCCCAAAAGGAGAAAGCTGTAACAAAAAATAAGTTGAAGATTCAGAAAAGTAATGATGTAAGTTATATGGAGCAGTTTCTTACGCATCATACAATGACTAAGCGTGGTGATAAAAGTATTTATATCCGTCCTGAATATCACGAACGCCTCTCACGCATTATTCAAATCATCGCCGATGACCAGATTCCTCTGTATGCTTATCTGGATAATATACTGGCTTATCATTTTGAAATGTTTGAAAAGGAAATTACTGATGATTTCAATAACAAATACCGTCCAATCTTTTAA
- a CDS encoding ParA family protein, giving the protein MKTKKQPTIIAFSTQKGGVGKSTFTTLMASILHYRMRYQVAVFDCDFPQYSLLQMRERDLKMVMQNEILKKMAHKQFTSINKKAYPIFQSKTDQVLQEIDMYVDGSEITPDIIFLDLPGTVNTAGILKTLTNVHYIFSPITADRLVLESTLSFTNVLTNVLMKESQTGIRAIHLFWNQVDGRERTLLYKNYSKVISDLGLPLMETTITDSKRFRKEGETITKAVFRSTLLPADPKLLAQCRLDQFIKEFLRIVKL; this is encoded by the coding sequence ATGAAAACAAAAAAACAACCCACAATTATTGCTTTTTCCACTCAAAAGGGAGGCGTAGGAAAAAGCACATTTACAACATTAATGGCAAGCATCCTTCATTATCGAATGAGATATCAAGTTGCTGTCTTTGATTGTGACTTTCCGCAGTACAGTTTACTCCAGATGAGAGAGCGGGATTTAAAAATGGTGATGCAGAATGAAATTTTAAAAAAGATGGCTCACAAACAATTTACGAGTATCAATAAAAAAGCTTATCCTATTTTTCAGAGTAAAACTGATCAGGTTTTACAAGAAATAGATATGTATGTTGATGGCTCGGAAATAACTCCTGACATTATTTTTTTAGATCTGCCGGGAACGGTGAATACTGCAGGTATTTTAAAAACGTTGACGAATGTCCATTATATTTTTTCTCCTATTACTGCAGATCGTCTCGTATTGGAAAGTACGCTAAGTTTCACCAATGTTCTAACCAATGTATTGATGAAAGAAAGTCAAACAGGAATCCGGGCTATCCATCTTTTCTGGAATCAGGTGGATGGAAGAGAGCGGACGTTGCTTTACAAAAATTACAGTAAAGTGATTTCAGATTTAGGGCTGCCGCTTATGGAAACAACCATTACAGACAGTAAAAGATTTCGAAAAGAAGGGGAGACCATTACAAAGGCTGTTTTCCGATCAACTTTACTGCCTGCAGATCCTAAGCTGCTAGCACAATGCAGGCTGGATCAATTTATAAAAGAATTTTTAAGAATTGTAAAACTATAA
- the traK gene encoding conjugative transposon protein TraK, which yields MEFKTLRNIESSFRQIRLFTFIFALLCFGVVGVVVFKSYQFAEEQREKIYVLDNGKSLMVALSQEMSINRPVEAREHVRRFHELFFTIAPDKNAIESNVKRAFNLADQSAFNYYKDLQEKGYYNRIISGNIQQRVEVDSVVANFNNYPYGVKTYARQFIIRSSNLTIRNLVTDCSLVNSVRSDSNPQGFTIEKFNVIENRDVETVER from the coding sequence ATGGAATTTAAAACATTAAGAAATATTGAAAGCAGCTTCAGACAAATCCGTCTTTTCACGTTCATTTTTGCTTTGTTGTGTTTTGGAGTAGTAGGGGTCGTGGTATTCAAATCCTATCAATTCGCTGAAGAGCAACGTGAGAAAATCTATGTGCTGGACAATGGTAAATCTTTAATGGTTGCCCTTTCTCAGGAGATGTCGATTAACAGACCTGTTGAAGCAAGAGAGCATGTGAGACGATTTCATGAATTGTTCTTCACGATAGCACCTGATAAGAATGCTATTGAAAGTAATGTGAAAAGAGCCTTTAATCTGGCAGATCAATCAGCATTCAATTACTACAAAGACCTTCAGGAGAAAGGCTATTATAATAGAATCATTTCAGGTAATATTCAGCAAAGGGTTGAGGTTGACAGTGTTGTTGCCAATTTCAATAACTATCCCTATGGCGTAAAGACTTATGCCAGACAATTTATTATCCGATCCAGTAATCTTACCATCAGGAATTTAGTAACAGACTGTTCCTTGGTTAATTCAGTAAGGTCTGATAGTAATCCGCAGGGATTTACGATTGAAAAATTCAATGTGATTGAAAATAGAGATGTTGAAACCGTTGAACGCTAA